In one Conger conger chromosome 5, fConCon1.1, whole genome shotgun sequence genomic region, the following are encoded:
- the LOC133129351 gene encoding dual specificity protein phosphatase 23-like, which produces MESKPPPNFSWIEPKKLAGLALPRLTAHYQYLLDTGIQHLVCLCETKPPFCDTCPGLTLHHIAIRDFCPPSLDQIKRFMAIVEDANRKDEGVGVHCLHGHGRTGTVLACYLVKAKNMSGDQAIQEIRLLRSGSIETSAQEKAVLDFYHHYKESL; this is translated from the exons ATGGAATCTAAACCACCCCCAAATTTTTCCTGGATTGAGCCAAAAAAATTGGCCGGATTAGCGTTGCCCAGACTGACTGCACATTATCAATATTTGCTGGACACTGGTATACAGCACTTGGTTTGTCTTTGTGAAACGAAGCCTCCATTCTGCGACACCTGTCCCGGACTGACACTGCACCACATAGCAATAAGAGACTTCTGTCCACCCAGTTTGGATCAAATCAAAAGGTTCATGGCgattgttgaggacgcaaacCGCAAGGACGAG GGTGTGGGAGTTCACTGTCTACATGGCCATGGGAGAACTGGGACTGTGCTGGCCTGCTATTTGGTGAAGGCGAAAAACATGTCTGGGGACCAGGCCATCCAGGAGATTCGACTACTGCGCAGTGGGTCCATCGAAACGAGCGCACAGGAAAAAGCAGTGTTGGACTTTTATCATCATTATAAAGAAAGCCTTTAA
- the tdrd15 gene encoding tudor domain-containing protein 15: MWATVGSECSVVLLDHGTTEVVSLDCIRELCTKLQQIPKQAVLCKWNGFGCHIEGAYETLKKTLNPFVEQNIELLFVSYSEASQIWVVEITINGVFLQQPKKTYCLKCSGKDRMYSACTHSIIMDKLPVDESIFAQRLSLAPVELDLGHTGFAAAVTAPCDFHIVLEDMLLFMSMVATILETLPEDLDSMPEAVLVPGTGCLVKCETKNKWCRAEIVHVDSISVVMNLVDYGHCTRLPCTRHDQLKRLPEELAKLPKVTYPCVLRGVTPAGGDVWTDEAVVFFQERICEKSLLIYFRQDVSETQCEVDIVSGGVNVAVELVAAGHATYIDSILGLGLQQGQSPIRAPLKFVPRIVRNTIKFEPEPQPAEAKDALVLAELELDRNAHRPEYADQGNRQTTDDFKSQMSDEAKARQRGEEASADEQFSTERTTRLTEQIPAKGKCIQM; this comes from the exons ATGTGGGCCACAGTGGGCA GTGAATGTTCAGTTGTCCTATTAGATCATGGCACCACGGAGGTGGTTTCTCTGGACTGCATCAGAGAGCTCTGCACAAAGCTTCAGCAGATTCCCAAACAGGCTGTTCTGTGCAAGTGGAATGGCTTTGGTTGCCACATTGAAGGTGCTTATGAGACGTTAAAGAAAACACTCAACCCCTTTGTGGAGCAGAATATTGAACTCCTGTTTGTATCATATTCTGAAGCCTCCCAAATCTGGGTTGTGGAAATCACGATAAATGGGGTTTTCCTCCAACAACCCAAAAAAACGTATTGTCTTAAATGCAGTGGGAAGGACAGAATGTATTCAGCCTGTACTCACAGTATAATAATGGACAAACTACCTGTGGATGAGTCCATTTTTGCCCAGAGACTGTCCTTAGCACCTGTGGAATTAGATTTGGGACACACAGGTTTTGCAGCAGCAGTTACTGCTCCATGTGATTTCCATATCGTGCTTGAAGATATGCTTCTTTTCATGAGTATGGTCGCCACAATCCTCGAGACTCTTCCGGAGGACTTGGATTCAATGCCCGAAGCAGTGTTGGTTCCAGGGACAGGTTGCTTAGTAAAgtgtgaaacaaaaaacaaatggtgTAGAGCAGAGATTGTTCATGTTGACAGCATATCTGTGGTGATGAACCTTGTAGATTATGGACATTGTACGCGCTTGCCCTGTACACGCCACGATCAGCTAAAAAGGCTTCCAGAGGAACTGGCCAAGTTGCCAAAAGTGACTTACCCTTGTGTTCTGAGAGGAGTGACGCCTGCTGGGGGGGATGTCTGGACTGACGAAGCAGTTGTGTTCTTTCAGGAGCGCATCTGTGAAAAGAGCCTTCTCATCTACTTCAGACAGGATGTTTCGGAGACTCAGTGCGAAGTGGACATTGTGTCGGGTGGTGTAAATGTCGCCGTGGAGTTGGTTGCTGCTGGACACGCCACTTACATTGACAGCATTCTTGGACTCGGACTGCAACAAGGGCAAAGCCCCATCAGAGCTCCACTGAAGTTCGTCCCCAGGATTGTCAGGAACACCATTAAATTTGAACCTGAACCACAGCCTGCAGAGGCAAAAGATGCTTTGGTCCTGGCCGAATTGGAATtggacagaaatgcacacagaccAGAATATGCTGACCAGGGGAATCGCCAAACAACTGATGATTTCAAGAGCCAGATGTCTGATGAGGCAAAGGCAAGGCAGAGGGGGGAAGAAGCTTCTGCCGATGAGCAGTTCAGTACTGAAAGAACCACGAGACTGACTGAACAAATCCCAGCAAAGGGAAAGT gTATTCAGATGTGA